The following proteins are co-located in the Longimicrobium terrae genome:
- a CDS encoding two pore domain potassium channel family protein, producing the protein MQDWLEPLAGGIVLAITLLDVFLTVLYARAGTGLLAPRLARGVWRVFRGLSGGGRHARILTYCGPAQLVVLVLMWGVLLALGAGLVIHPALGSGVKSSSGATETDFITALFVGGSSMSIVGASDYGPTTPGYKLLFLFNSLVGMSVTSLTLTYLMQVYTALRSRNTLGLMVHAQSGETGDAAELIARWGPEGRFDGGYNNLSTLAGQMAAIKETHHFYPVLFYFRFEESFYAASRMLLVTLDAAALIRTALDPRELGWLQKSAGLDELERSSALLLRTLSQNFPVHHGPSADREQSRERGRLRYERALLRLREADIPTRQDAEAGAREYVELRAKWEPDIAAVAPALGYRMEEVDTAGYGGASRAPGG; encoded by the coding sequence ATGCAGGACTGGCTTGAGCCGCTCGCCGGCGGCATCGTGCTCGCGATCACCCTGCTGGACGTGTTCCTCACCGTTCTGTACGCCCGGGCGGGCACCGGGCTTCTCGCGCCGCGGCTTGCCCGGGGCGTGTGGCGCGTGTTCCGCGGGCTGTCCGGGGGAGGAAGGCACGCCCGCATCCTCACCTACTGCGGTCCCGCGCAGCTCGTGGTGCTGGTGCTGATGTGGGGCGTGCTGCTGGCGCTGGGCGCCGGTTTGGTGATTCATCCCGCCCTCGGCTCCGGCGTCAAATCCAGCTCCGGCGCGACGGAGACCGATTTCATCACCGCGCTGTTTGTGGGAGGCAGCAGCATGTCCATCGTGGGGGCCAGCGACTATGGACCCACCACCCCGGGCTACAAGCTGCTGTTTCTGTTCAACTCGCTGGTGGGCATGTCGGTGACCTCGCTCACGCTCACCTATCTGATGCAGGTCTACACGGCCCTGCGCAGCCGAAACACGCTTGGGCTGATGGTGCACGCGCAGAGCGGCGAAACCGGCGACGCCGCGGAACTGATCGCGCGCTGGGGGCCGGAGGGACGCTTCGACGGCGGATACAACAACCTGTCGACGCTGGCCGGCCAGATGGCGGCGATCAAGGAAACGCACCACTTCTATCCCGTGCTGTTCTACTTCCGATTTGAGGAATCCTTTTACGCGGCGTCGCGCATGCTGCTGGTCACGCTCGACGCGGCCGCGCTGATCCGCACCGCGCTGGATCCGCGCGAGCTGGGCTGGCTGCAGAAATCCGCGGGCCTGGACGAACTTGAGCGGAGCAGCGCCCTGCTGCTGCGCACCCTCAGCCAGAACTTTCCGGTGCACCACGGGCCGTCGGCGGATCGCGAGCAGTCGCGTGAACGCGGGCGGCTGCGCTACGAGCGGGCCCTGCTGCGGCTGCGCGAGGCGGACATCCCCACGCGCCAAGACGCGGAGGCCGGGGCGCGCGAATACGTGGAACTGCGGGCGAAGTGGGAGCCGGACATCGCGGCGGTCGCGCCTGCGCTCGGCTACCGCATGGAGGAAGTGGACACGGCGGGTTACGGCGGGGCCTCTCGCGCCCCGGGCGGCTGA
- a CDS encoding VOC family protein: MKDITPYLTFDGNCREAMEFYQRCLGGELNVMTFGDGDFGAPPEAAHRLIHASLSNGATSLMASDTMPGMDYTAGNSVTLNLVLESVDEVDRMYETLGDGGKGTMAPHDSFWGSRFAMLTDRFGIHWMLNFDQSGGQ, translated from the coding sequence ATGAAGGACATCACCCCGTACCTGACCTTTGACGGCAACTGCCGTGAGGCCATGGAGTTCTACCAGCGCTGCCTGGGCGGCGAACTGAACGTGATGACCTTTGGCGATGGCGACTTCGGTGCGCCGCCGGAGGCCGCGCACCGGCTGATTCACGCGTCGCTCTCCAACGGCGCCACGTCGCTGATGGCGTCCGATACCATGCCCGGGATGGACTACACGGCGGGCAACAGCGTGACGCTGAACCTGGTGCTGGAAAGCGTGGACGAGGTGGACCGGATGTACGAGACGCTGGGCGATGGCGGAAAGGGTACGATGGCGCCGCACGATTCGTTCTGGGGCTCACGCTTCGCCATGCTGACGGACCGGTTCGGGATTCACTGGATGCTGAACTTCGACCAATCCGGCGGGCAGTAA
- a CDS encoding zinc-dependent alcohol dehydrogenase: MKALSWHGRADMRCEQVPDPILVDPTDAIVRITSTAICGSDLHLYDGFNPFMEPGDILGHEPMGIVEEVGSEVRRLRKGDRVVIPFTISCGACFFCQKTLYSLCETTNRNADLARKVMGHTTAGLFGYSHLTGGYAGGQAQFLRVPYADVGPLRIDSDLPDEQVLFLSDIFPTGWMAAVNADIEPGDTVAVWGCGPVGQFTIQSAWMLGAGRVIAIDRVPERLEMARRHGRAETINFEEVGVYDRLMEMTSGRGPDRCIDAVGAEAHGTATLDSMYDKAKTMLMQETDRPHVIRETIMCCRPGGTISMPGVYMGAVDKIPMGAFMNKALTLKTGQTHVPRFHDELLRRVESGEIDPSFVITHTVPIDRGPEMYKTFREKEDGCIKVVLKPWE; encoded by the coding sequence ATGAAGGCATTGAGCTGGCACGGGCGCGCCGACATGCGGTGCGAACAGGTCCCGGATCCCATCCTCGTCGATCCCACCGACGCCATCGTGCGGATCACCTCGACCGCGATCTGCGGATCGGACCTGCACCTGTACGACGGATTCAACCCGTTCATGGAGCCGGGCGACATCCTGGGCCACGAGCCGATGGGAATCGTGGAGGAGGTGGGGAGCGAGGTGCGGCGGCTGCGGAAGGGGGACCGGGTGGTGATTCCCTTCACCATCTCGTGCGGGGCCTGCTTCTTCTGCCAGAAGACGCTCTACTCCCTGTGCGAGACCACCAACCGCAACGCCGATCTCGCGCGCAAGGTGATGGGCCACACCACCGCGGGCCTCTTCGGCTACTCGCATTTGACGGGCGGCTATGCCGGAGGGCAGGCCCAGTTTCTCCGCGTTCCCTACGCGGACGTGGGGCCGCTCCGCATCGATTCTGACCTTCCCGACGAGCAGGTGCTCTTTCTGTCGGACATCTTCCCCACCGGGTGGATGGCGGCGGTGAACGCGGACATCGAGCCTGGGGACACGGTGGCGGTGTGGGGGTGCGGCCCGGTGGGGCAGTTCACCATCCAGAGCGCCTGGATGCTCGGCGCGGGGCGGGTGATCGCGATCGACCGCGTGCCGGAGCGGCTGGAGATGGCGCGCAGGCACGGACGGGCCGAGACGATCAACTTCGAGGAGGTGGGCGTCTACGACCGGCTCATGGAAATGACGAGCGGACGGGGACCCGACCGCTGCATTGACGCGGTGGGCGCGGAGGCGCACGGCACCGCGACGCTGGACTCGATGTACGACAAGGCCAAGACGATGCTGATGCAGGAGACCGATCGGCCGCACGTGATCCGGGAGACCATCATGTGCTGCCGGCCCGGCGGGACCATCTCCATGCCTGGCGTCTACATGGGCGCCGTCGACAAGATCCCGATGGGAGCCTTCATGAACAAGGCACTCACGCTCAAGACCGGGCAGACGCACGTCCCGCGCTTTCACGACGAGCTGCTGCGCCGGGTGGAATCCGGTGAGATCGACCCGTCCTTCGTCATCACCCACACGGTTCCCATCGACCGGGGGCCGGAGATGTACAAGACCTTCCGCGAGAAGGAGGATGGCTGCATCAAGGTGGTGCTGAAGCCCTGGGAATAG
- a CDS encoding PA0069 family radical SAM protein, whose protein sequence is MKPNPRPQTGGEAPLVQLRGRGTAQNPRNRFVSAEFVADPEAYDPDEPGPRTQFLRDHTRNIISRNDSPDIPFDASVNPYRGCEHGCVYCFARPTHEYLGYSSGLDFETKILVKHDAAELLRKELLAARWVPRPIALSGVTDPYQPVERRLKITRGVLEVLAEFRNPVAVVTKNHLVTRDADLLAELASHNAAVVNLSVTTLDAELQRTMEPRAATPARRLDAIRTLSEVGIPVRVLIAPVIPGLTDHEMPAIAAAAAEAGAVAASYVPLRLPFALKELFEGWLQTHVPDRADKVLNRIRDMRGGKLYDAQFGTRMTGEGIFAVQMQALFNTACRKAGLTRDFPTLSTEAFRRPHDARGQISLFD, encoded by the coding sequence ATGAAACCGAATCCGCGCCCGCAGACCGGGGGCGAGGCGCCGCTGGTTCAGCTCCGGGGACGCGGCACCGCGCAGAACCCCAGAAACCGCTTCGTCTCCGCCGAGTTCGTGGCGGACCCGGAGGCGTACGACCCGGACGAGCCCGGTCCGCGGACGCAGTTTCTGCGCGACCACACGCGCAACATCATCTCGCGCAACGACAGCCCCGACATCCCGTTCGACGCCAGCGTCAACCCGTACCGCGGCTGCGAGCATGGCTGCGTGTACTGCTTCGCGCGTCCCACGCACGAGTACCTGGGCTACTCGTCCGGGCTGGACTTCGAGACCAAGATCCTGGTCAAGCACGACGCGGCGGAACTGCTGCGCAAGGAACTGCTGGCCGCCAGGTGGGTGCCCCGCCCCATCGCGCTCAGCGGCGTGACCGATCCGTACCAGCCGGTAGAGCGCCGGCTCAAGATCACGCGCGGCGTGCTGGAAGTGCTGGCGGAGTTCCGCAACCCGGTCGCCGTCGTCACCAAGAACCACCTCGTCACTCGCGACGCGGATCTGCTGGCGGAACTCGCCTCGCACAACGCCGCCGTGGTGAACCTGAGCGTGACTACGCTGGATGCGGAACTTCAGCGCACGATGGAGCCGCGCGCGGCCACACCGGCGCGGAGGCTGGACGCCATCCGCACGCTGTCCGAAGTGGGCATCCCCGTCCGCGTGCTGATCGCGCCCGTGATCCCCGGGCTGACGGATCACGAGATGCCGGCCATCGCGGCGGCGGCGGCGGAAGCGGGGGCCGTGGCGGCGAGCTACGTGCCGCTGCGGCTGCCGTTCGCGCTCAAGGAACTGTTCGAGGGATGGCTGCAGACGCACGTCCCCGACCGCGCGGACAAGGTGCTGAACCGCATTCGCGACATGCGCGGCGGCAAGCTGTACGATGCACAGTTTGGAACGCGGATGACGGGCGAGGGAATCTTCGCCGTGCAGATGCAGGCGCTGTTCAACACGGCCTGCCGCAAGGCGGGCCTGACGCGCGATTTCCCGACGCTCTCGACCGAGGCCTTCCGCCGTCCCCACGACGCACGCGGCCAGATAAGCCTGTTCGACTGA
- a CDS encoding histidine kinase has protein sequence MTGAAPAAGPAPHGDPASPSAPAKGGRGLLRIPLLQKLVVTDVLINVVAYMVMRGASPQYVDEIMIASLLVTLLLNTGLVYWSLLPLRTLEMTAGRVAAGDLAARVSFSRLADRNVSRIGTTINSLLDQLLADQARVRYLTAQVIGAADAERARLARELHDSTAQSLSAVEMLLTATWNDTGPDAPKGVLRERIGVMREVVTDALREVRTMSHRVHPSALEHLPLETALEVLARRTLEQTGVHSEMEARVHAPLSPRVASVLYRVAQEAIGNALRHGRPETVSVRLEVDYTRARLTIHDDGGGFDVARAESARTGMGLFVMRERLVLVNGELGIESGIGRGTTVRAVAPNVMEKA, from the coding sequence GTGACCGGGGCGGCGCCTGCCGCCGGCCCGGCCCCGCACGGGGACCCGGCGTCCCCTTCCGCCCCGGCAAAGGGCGGAAGGGGACTTCTGCGCATTCCCCTGCTGCAGAAGCTGGTGGTTACCGACGTGCTCATCAACGTGGTCGCGTACATGGTGATGCGCGGCGCCAGCCCGCAGTACGTGGACGAGATCATGATTGCGTCGCTGCTGGTGACGCTGCTGCTCAACACCGGGCTCGTGTACTGGTCGCTCCTTCCCCTGCGCACGCTGGAGATGACGGCCGGGCGCGTGGCCGCGGGCGACCTGGCCGCGCGCGTTTCGTTTTCCCGCTTGGCGGATCGCAACGTCAGCCGCATCGGCACCACCATCAACTCGCTGCTTGACCAGCTGCTGGCGGATCAGGCGCGGGTGCGCTACCTGACCGCGCAGGTCATCGGCGCGGCGGACGCGGAGCGCGCGCGTCTTGCCCGCGAGCTGCACGACTCCACCGCGCAGTCGCTGAGCGCGGTGGAAATGCTGCTGACGGCCACGTGGAACGATACGGGGCCCGATGCGCCCAAGGGGGTGCTGCGCGAGCGCATCGGGGTGATGCGCGAGGTGGTGACGGATGCGCTGCGCGAAGTGCGCACGATGTCGCATCGCGTGCATCCCAGCGCGCTGGAGCACCTGCCGCTGGAAACGGCGCTGGAGGTGCTGGCCCGGCGCACGCTGGAGCAGACGGGCGTGCACAGCGAGATGGAGGCGAGGGTGCACGCGCCGCTTTCGCCGCGGGTGGCGTCGGTTCTCTACCGCGTGGCGCAGGAGGCCATTGGCAACGCGCTGCGGCATGGGCGCCCGGAGACGGTTTCCGTGCGGCTGGAGGTGGATTACACCCGCGCCCGCCTCACCATTCACGACGACGGCGGCGGATTCGACGTGGCGCGCGCGGAATCGGCGCGCACGGGGATGGGATTGTTCGTGATGCGGGAACGGCTGGTGCTGGTGAACGGGGAACTGGGGATCGAGAGCGGGATCGGACGCGGCACCACCGTACGCGCCGTGGCTCCGAACGTGATGGAGAAGGCATGA
- a CDS encoding response regulator transcription factor, translating into MSGTPGAPRTGPIRVLLADDHSVLRLGLRALLSAAPDIEVVGEASDGAEALEQVERLHPDVVIMDVTMTGMDGVTATRELTRRNSSAAVLALTMHDEEAYLVPLLKAGALGYVVKSAASATLLAAVRTVAEGRRFVRPEAAPVLAEELVRSSSADETRQRYDSLSERERTVFLLIAQGYSTSQAGERLFISAKTADTYRRRINAKLGTTERADYVRLALELGLLNSRAEGDAG; encoded by the coding sequence ATGAGCGGCACACCGGGCGCGCCACGGACGGGACCCATTCGCGTACTGCTCGCGGACGACCACAGCGTGCTGCGGCTGGGGCTGCGCGCCCTGCTGAGCGCGGCGCCGGACATCGAGGTCGTGGGCGAGGCCAGCGACGGCGCCGAGGCGCTGGAGCAGGTGGAAAGGCTGCATCCCGACGTGGTCATCATGGACGTGACGATGACGGGAATGGATGGGGTGACGGCCACGCGCGAACTCACGCGCCGCAACTCGTCCGCCGCGGTTCTCGCCCTCACGATGCACGACGAGGAGGCATACCTGGTGCCGCTGCTCAAGGCGGGCGCGCTCGGCTACGTCGTAAAAAGCGCGGCGAGCGCCACCCTTCTCGCCGCGGTGCGCACGGTGGCGGAGGGGCGGCGGTTCGTGCGGCCGGAGGCGGCTCCCGTGCTGGCGGAGGAGCTGGTGCGCAGCTCGTCGGCGGATGAAACCAGGCAGCGCTACGACTCGCTGAGCGAGCGGGAGCGGACGGTGTTTCTGCTGATTGCGCAGGGGTATTCCACCTCGCAGGCCGGGGAGCGCCTGTTCATCAGCGCCAAGACGGCGGATACGTACCGGCGGCGCATCAACGCCAAGCTGGGCACGACGGAGCGGGCGGATTACGTGCGGCTCGCGCTGGAGCTCGGCCTGCTGAACTCGCGCGCTGAGGGCGACGCCGGGTGA
- a CDS encoding carbonic anhydrase has translation MSIENLIERNGRWVEDCTAEDPDYFRRIAAEHKPNYLYIGCSDARVPVNTLTQTGPGELFVHRNVANQVMATDANLLAVVQYAVEALGVKDIIVCGHEECGGVRAALGSGAPLQVEHWLSGVRNTARLYAKELDELDEEARMRRLVELNVIEQVYNLSRIPLVQDAWERGSELRIHGLVYGLHEGRLRNLGVTMSGRTADLHPGTLADATTGPVLLRAG, from the coding sequence ATGTCGATCGAGAACCTGATTGAACGCAACGGCCGCTGGGTAGAGGACTGCACCGCGGAAGACCCGGACTACTTCCGGCGCATCGCGGCGGAGCACAAGCCCAACTACCTGTACATCGGCTGCAGCGACGCGCGCGTGCCGGTGAACACGCTCACGCAGACCGGCCCGGGCGAGCTGTTCGTGCACCGCAACGTGGCCAACCAGGTGATGGCCACCGACGCCAACCTGCTCGCCGTGGTGCAGTACGCGGTGGAAGCGCTGGGAGTGAAGGACATCATCGTCTGCGGCCACGAGGAGTGCGGCGGCGTGCGCGCGGCCCTGGGCTCCGGCGCGCCCCTGCAGGTGGAGCACTGGCTGTCTGGCGTGCGCAACACCGCCCGCCTGTACGCCAAGGAGCTGGACGAACTGGACGAGGAGGCGCGCATGCGGCGTCTGGTGGAATTGAACGTGATCGAACAGGTTTACAACCTGAGCCGCATTCCGCTGGTGCAGGACGCCTGGGAGCGCGGCTCGGAGCTGCGCATTCACGGCCTGGTCTACGGCCTGCACGAAGGCCGGCTGCGCAACCTTGGCGTGACCATGAGCGGCCGCACCGCGGACCTGCACCCGGGCACGCTGGCCGACGCCACGACGGGGCCGGTGCTGCTGCGCGCGGGATGA
- a CDS encoding DUF4126 domain-containing protein, with protein MDALSAAAFGIVLAACAGLRAFLPVFSASLAAWTLHVPLPQNLEWLARPETVLAFGIATLIEILGDKVPLVDHALDSIQLFTKPGLAVLAATPFLYQLSPQYAIGIGIVLGAPLALGVHSAKATARVGSTAATGGIGNPILSVVEDVAAIGSIALAFLAPVVALVLLAVMLFLLVRFAIRIRKRTRRQAASG; from the coding sequence ATGGACGCACTTTCCGCCGCCGCGTTCGGTATCGTGCTTGCCGCCTGCGCAGGGCTGCGCGCGTTTCTGCCCGTGTTCAGCGCCAGCCTGGCCGCGTGGACCCTGCACGTTCCGCTGCCGCAGAATCTGGAGTGGCTGGCGCGCCCGGAAACGGTGCTGGCGTTCGGCATCGCCACGCTCATCGAGATCCTGGGCGACAAGGTGCCGCTGGTGGACCACGCGCTGGACTCCATCCAGCTGTTCACCAAGCCGGGGCTCGCCGTCCTTGCCGCGACGCCGTTTCTGTATCAGCTCAGCCCGCAGTACGCCATCGGGATCGGCATCGTGCTGGGGGCGCCGCTCGCGCTGGGCGTGCACTCGGCCAAGGCGACCGCGCGCGTGGGGAGCACCGCCGCGACGGGCGGAATCGGCAATCCGATCCTGAGCGTGGTAGAGGACGTGGCGGCTATTGGATCGATCGCGCTCGCATTCCTGGCGCCGGTGGTAGCGCTGGTGCTGCTCGCGGTAATGCTGTTTCTGCTGGTCCGCTTCGCGATCCGCATCCGCAAGCGGACCCGGAGGCAGGCGGCTTCGGGGTGA
- a CDS encoding SulP family inorganic anion transporter yields the protein MNPEPRAELTASEPRSGPGPKPGTWRDDLGAGLVVFLVALPLCLGIALASGAPLAAGLVTGAVGGLLVSRLSGSQLMVSGPAAGLTAIVLAALTELGSYQVFLVAVVLAGLIQLGLGFVKAGVIGYFFPSSVIRGMLVGIGLILVIKQLPYALGLAGKKGQTPEAGTGGMGGPLDEIAHHLSTIAPAAAVLTVVSLALLAFWPSIMPARFRKMLPAPLAVVVFGAVGAWLMGTMSAGWALPAEAMVTLPVPQTFSDLATYFTFPQWSALGNPAVYKVAITVAIVASLESLLSLEATDRLDPLKRTSSPHRELVAQGTGNMVSGLLGGLPMTGVIVRSAANVDAGGRTWRSSFIHGVLLVVAVASVPMLLNHIPLAVLAAVLIYTGFKLAHPKQAVDAWKRGPKYAIPFFATVIAILATDLLIGIAVGLAIGIFFLLRDSARNAYSFERSESEDHHRIRLTLAEEVTFLNKAQISTALQTLPEGATVTVDASRCKHLDDDVVELLHDYRETAQNRGVHLVLKGVPGAPMAIMH from the coding sequence GTGAACCCTGAACCCCGCGCGGAGCTCACTGCGTCGGAGCCGCGCAGCGGGCCGGGCCCCAAGCCCGGCACCTGGCGCGACGACCTGGGCGCCGGCCTTGTCGTCTTTCTGGTCGCCCTTCCGCTGTGCCTGGGCATCGCGCTGGCCTCCGGCGCGCCGCTGGCCGCCGGGCTGGTGACCGGGGCCGTGGGCGGCCTGCTGGTGTCGCGCCTGAGCGGATCGCAGCTCATGGTCAGCGGCCCCGCCGCCGGCCTTACCGCCATCGTGCTGGCCGCGCTCACTGAACTCGGATCGTACCAGGTGTTTCTGGTGGCCGTGGTGCTCGCCGGCCTCATTCAGCTGGGGCTGGGCTTCGTCAAGGCGGGCGTCATCGGCTACTTCTTTCCGTCGTCCGTCATTCGCGGAATGCTGGTGGGCATCGGCCTGATCCTGGTGATCAAGCAGCTGCCGTACGCGCTGGGGCTGGCTGGCAAGAAGGGGCAGACGCCCGAAGCCGGAACGGGCGGCATGGGCGGCCCGCTGGACGAGATCGCGCATCACCTGTCCACCATCGCGCCCGCCGCGGCCGTGCTGACGGTGGTGTCGCTGGCCCTGCTGGCGTTCTGGCCGTCCATCATGCCCGCGCGCTTCCGCAAGATGCTTCCCGCGCCGCTGGCCGTGGTGGTGTTCGGCGCGGTGGGCGCGTGGCTGATGGGGACGATGTCGGCCGGCTGGGCGCTGCCGGCCGAGGCGATGGTAACCCTGCCGGTGCCGCAGACGTTCTCGGACCTGGCCACGTACTTCACCTTTCCCCAGTGGAGCGCGCTGGGCAACCCGGCGGTCTACAAGGTGGCCATCACCGTGGCCATTGTCGCCAGCCTGGAGTCGCTGCTGAGCCTGGAAGCCACGGACCGGCTGGACCCGCTGAAGCGCACGTCGTCGCCACACCGCGAACTGGTGGCGCAGGGCACGGGCAACATGGTGAGCGGCCTGCTGGGCGGCCTGCCCATGACGGGCGTGATCGTGCGGAGCGCGGCCAACGTGGACGCGGGCGGCCGCACGTGGCGCAGCAGCTTCATCCACGGCGTGCTGCTGGTGGTGGCCGTGGCGAGCGTGCCCATGCTGCTGAACCACATTCCACTGGCGGTGCTGGCGGCGGTGCTGATCTACACCGGCTTCAAGCTGGCGCACCCCAAGCAGGCCGTGGACGCGTGGAAGCGCGGGCCCAAGTACGCCATTCCCTTCTTTGCTACGGTCATCGCCATTCTGGCGACCGACCTGCTGATCGGGATCGCGGTGGGGCTGGCCATCGGCATCTTCTTTCTGCTGCGCGACAGCGCGCGCAACGCGTACTCGTTCGAGCGCTCGGAGTCTGAGGACCACCACCGCATTCGCCTGACACTGGCGGAAGAGGTGACGTTCCTGAACAAGGCGCAGATCAGCACCGCGCTGCAGACCCTGCCGGAAGGCGCCACCGTGACCGTGGACGCCAGCCGCTGCAAGCACCTGGACGACGACGTGGTGGAGCTGCTGCACGACTACCGCGAAACGGCGCAGAACCGCGGCGTGCACCTGGTGCTCAAGGGCGTGCCCGGCGCGCCGATGGCGATCATGCACTGA
- a CDS encoding cyclase dehydrase → MATTADVSRARAFRPEDAAVLGTGTRTPGWDLATERRIDDGEAMAKGVGWFSIALGLAEVVAPEKIAGELGMEDKKNLVRLYGFRELAKGVGILSNRKPAGWVWGRVAGDVLDLATLASGLRSDNPKRDNVLKAISAIVGVTVVDVAVARQLSEARNERVRHD, encoded by the coding sequence ATGGCAACGACGGCGGACGTTTCGCGCGCGCGGGCCTTTCGGCCGGAGGATGCGGCGGTGCTCGGCACCGGCACCCGCACTCCCGGCTGGGATCTCGCCACCGAGAGGAGGATCGACGACGGCGAAGCGATGGCGAAGGGAGTGGGGTGGTTCAGTATCGCGCTGGGGCTGGCCGAGGTGGTCGCCCCGGAAAAGATCGCGGGAGAGCTGGGGATGGAGGACAAGAAGAACCTCGTCCGGCTCTATGGCTTCCGCGAACTCGCCAAGGGTGTGGGAATCCTCTCCAATCGAAAGCCGGCCGGGTGGGTGTGGGGGCGGGTCGCGGGCGACGTGCTGGACCTGGCGACGCTCGCCAGCGGGCTGCGCAGCGACAACCCCAAGCGCGACAACGTCCTGAAGGCGATCAGCGCGATCGTGGGGGTGACGGTGGTGGACGTGGCCGTCGCGCGCCAGCTCAGCGAGGCCAGGAACGAGCGGGTGCGGCACGACTGA